One window of Streptomyces sp. SUK 48 genomic DNA carries:
- a CDS encoding MarR family transcriptional regulator, whose protein sequence is MSDALDATLRLVRAQAALVRRFDARLGGLHGVSLADFTLLLRLGQAPGGRMRRVDLAEALGLTASGVTRALAPLERIGLVTREPDARDARVAYASLTGTGRDRLREMLATAEETAEDLFAAPAWGEEEVPLLAGLLTRLGGTGLRA, encoded by the coding sequence ATGAGTGACGCCCTGGACGCCACCCTGCGTCTCGTACGGGCCCAGGCGGCGCTCGTACGGCGGTTCGACGCGCGGCTCGGCGGGCTGCACGGAGTGAGCCTCGCCGATTTCACCCTGCTGCTACGACTGGGACAGGCGCCCGGCGGCCGGATGCGGCGGGTCGATCTCGCCGAGGCTCTCGGGCTGACGGCCTCCGGGGTCACCCGCGCCCTGGCTCCCCTGGAGCGGATCGGGCTGGTGACCCGGGAGCCGGACGCCCGGGACGCGCGGGTGGCCTACGCGTCGCTGACCGGCACGGGCCGGGACCGGCTGAGGGAGATGCTGGCCACGGCCGAGGAGACCGCCGAGGATCTCTTCGCCGCGCCGGCCTGGGGAGAGGAAGAAGTCCCGCTCCTCGCCGGCCTGTTGACCCGGCTGGGCGGTACCGGCCTGCGGGCCTGA
- the miaB gene encoding tRNA (N6-isopentenyl adenosine(37)-C2)-methylthiotransferase MiaB: protein MTSSSDRSPAVDVPAPKSYEIRTYGCQMNVHDSERLAGLLEEAGYVRAPEDADGDADVVVFNTCAVRENADNRLYGNLGRLAPRKTSRPGMQIAVGGCLAQKDRDTIVRKAPWVDVVFGTHNIGKLPVLLERARVQEEAQVEIAESLEAFPSTLPTRRESAYAAWVSISVGCNNTCTFCIVPALRGKEKDRRPGDILAEVEALVAEGVSEITLLGQNVNAYGSDIGDREAFSKLLRACGNIEGLERVRFTSPHPRDFTDDVIAAMAETPNAMPQLHMPLQSGSDTVLKAMRRSYRQDRYLGIIEKVRAAIPHAAITTDIIVGFPGETEADFEETLHVVREARFAQAFTFQYSKRPGTPAATMDDQIPKEVVQARYERLVALQEEISWDENKKQVGRTLELMVAEGEGRKDGATHRLSGRAPDNRLVHFTKPEQEVRPGDVVTVEVTYAAPHHLLAEGQVLAVRRTRAGDAWEKRTAEAAAKPAGVMLGLPKIGVPAPLPAATGGCGCD, encoded by the coding sequence ATGACCAGCAGCAGCGACCGGAGCCCCGCAGTGGACGTGCCCGCACCCAAGAGCTACGAGATCCGCACCTATGGGTGCCAGATGAACGTCCACGATTCCGAGCGATTGGCCGGACTGCTGGAAGAGGCCGGGTACGTACGGGCGCCGGAGGACGCCGACGGCGACGCGGACGTCGTCGTCTTCAACACGTGCGCGGTACGGGAGAACGCCGACAACCGGCTGTACGGCAACCTCGGCCGGCTCGCGCCGCGCAAGACGTCCCGGCCCGGCATGCAGATCGCGGTCGGCGGCTGCCTCGCGCAGAAGGACCGCGACACCATCGTGCGCAAGGCGCCCTGGGTGGACGTCGTCTTCGGCACGCACAACATCGGCAAACTTCCCGTGCTCCTGGAGCGCGCCCGCGTCCAGGAGGAGGCGCAGGTCGAGATCGCCGAGTCGCTGGAGGCGTTCCCCTCCACGCTGCCGACCCGCCGCGAGAGCGCGTACGCCGCCTGGGTCTCGATCTCCGTCGGCTGCAACAACACCTGCACCTTCTGCATCGTCCCGGCGCTGCGCGGCAAGGAGAAGGACCGCCGGCCCGGCGACATCCTCGCCGAGGTCGAGGCGCTGGTCGCCGAGGGCGTCTCGGAGATCACGCTGCTCGGCCAGAACGTCAACGCGTACGGCTCCGACATCGGTGACCGCGAGGCGTTCAGCAAGCTGCTGCGGGCCTGCGGGAACATCGAGGGCCTGGAGCGGGTCCGGTTCACCTCCCCGCACCCGCGTGACTTCACCGACGACGTGATCGCCGCCATGGCCGAGACGCCGAACGCGATGCCGCAGCTGCACATGCCGCTCCAGTCCGGTTCGGACACGGTTCTCAAGGCGATGCGCCGCTCCTACCGGCAGGATCGCTACCTCGGGATCATCGAGAAGGTGCGCGCGGCGATCCCGCACGCGGCGATCACCACCGACATCATCGTGGGCTTCCCCGGCGAGACCGAGGCGGACTTCGAGGAGACCCTGCACGTCGTGCGCGAGGCACGGTTCGCGCAGGCGTTCACCTTCCAGTACTCCAAGCGGCCCGGGACCCCGGCCGCGACCATGGACGACCAGATCCCCAAGGAGGTCGTGCAGGCGCGGTACGAGCGGCTCGTCGCCCTTCAGGAGGAGATCTCCTGGGACGAGAACAAGAAGCAGGTCGGCCGCACGCTGGAACTGATGGTCGCGGAGGGCGAGGGCCGCAAGGACGGCGCCACGCACCGGCTCTCCGGGCGCGCCCCCGACAACCGGCTGGTCCACTTCACCAAGCCGGAGCAGGAGGTACGGCCCGGCGACGTGGTCACCGTCGAGGTGACGTACGCCGCCCCGCACCACCTTCTCGCCGAGGGCCAGGTCCTCGCCGTGCGCCGCACGCGCGCCGGCGACGCCTGGGAGAAGCGCACGGCCGAGGCCGCCGCCAAGCCGGCCGGCGTCATGCTGGGCCTGCCGAAGATCGGCGTCCCGGCCCCGCTGCCGGCGGCGACCGGCGGGTGCGGCTGCGACTAG
- a CDS encoding amino acid ABC transporter ATP-binding protein, whose amino-acid sequence MTEVSVAKEDGAASGELVVLKSVNKHFGALHVLQDIDLTIDRGEVVVVIGPSGSGKSTLCRTINRLETIDSGAITIDGKPLPHEGRELARLRADVGMVFQSFNLFAHKTVLENVMLGQIKVRKADKKAAEEKARALLDRVGVGTQADKYPAQLSGGQQQRVAIARALAMNPKVMLFDEPTSALDPEMINEVLDVMRQLAREGMTMIVVTHEMGFARSAANRVVFMADGRIVEEAAPEQFFSNPRSDRAKDFLSKILHH is encoded by the coding sequence ATGACCGAAGTATCGGTGGCCAAGGAGGACGGGGCCGCGTCCGGCGAACTGGTCGTCCTGAAGAGCGTCAACAAGCACTTCGGCGCGTTGCACGTGCTCCAGGACATCGACCTGACGATCGACCGCGGTGAGGTCGTGGTCGTCATCGGGCCCTCCGGGTCCGGCAAGTCGACCCTGTGCCGCACCATCAACCGCCTGGAGACGATCGATTCGGGCGCCATCACGATCGACGGCAAGCCCCTGCCGCACGAGGGCCGGGAGCTGGCGCGGCTGCGCGCCGACGTCGGGATGGTCTTCCAGTCCTTCAACCTCTTCGCGCACAAGACCGTGCTCGAGAACGTGATGCTGGGCCAGATCAAGGTCCGCAAGGCGGACAAGAAGGCGGCCGAGGAGAAGGCGCGGGCCCTGCTGGACCGGGTCGGCGTGGGCACCCAGGCAGACAAGTACCCCGCCCAGCTCTCCGGCGGCCAGCAGCAGCGTGTCGCCATCGCGCGGGCGCTGGCGATGAACCCGAAGGTCATGCTCTTCGACGAGCCGACCTCGGCTCTCGACCCCGAGATGATCAACGAAGTCCTGGACGTCATGCGGCAGCTGGCGCGCGAGGGCATGACGATGATCGTCGTCACCCATGAGATGGGCTTCGCGCGCTCGGCCGCCAACCGGGTGGTCTTCATGGCGGACGGCCGGATCGTCGAAGAGGCCGCGCCCGAGCAGTTCTTCAGCAACCCGCGCAGCGACCGGGCCAAGGACTTCCTGTCCAAGATCCTGCACCACTGA
- a CDS encoding DUF6204 family protein — protein sequence MSTRTFRITVRGVFDGLTDDQRAALLADAAAHDVLRAAFTPEGSLTYDIAARPAFVFRFSDTGEKEEDILDATERAETAAETWLSERGYGFKNLRSSAEDLSQAPLSKRQRRAARSSEA from the coding sequence ATGAGCACCCGAACCTTCCGCATCACCGTGCGCGGTGTCTTCGACGGCCTCACCGACGACCAGCGGGCCGCGCTGCTCGCCGACGCCGCCGCGCATGACGTCCTGCGCGCCGCCTTCACCCCCGAGGGCAGCCTGACCTACGACATCGCCGCCCGCCCGGCCTTCGTCTTCCGCTTCTCCGACACCGGCGAGAAGGAGGAGGACATCCTGGACGCCACCGAACGCGCCGAGACGGCCGCCGAGACCTGGCTGTCCGAACGCGGCTACGGCTTCAAGAACCTCCGCTCCTCCGCCGAAGACCTCTCCCAGGCCCCCCTGAGCAAACGCCAACGCCGGGCAGCCCGCTCGTCCGAGGCGTGA
- a CDS encoding antitoxin encodes MGLFDNMKAKLGPAKDKMSDLARQHGDKVSEGLEKAAKAVDDRTKHKYSDKIQAGTGKAKDAMDRLAHMDEHPDGTPGARPNPPTPPQGPPPAS; translated from the coding sequence ATGGGTCTGTTCGACAACATGAAGGCCAAGCTCGGCCCGGCCAAGGACAAGATGTCCGACCTCGCGCGCCAGCACGGCGACAAGGTGTCCGAGGGCCTGGAGAAGGCGGCCAAGGCCGTCGACGACCGCACCAAGCACAAGTACAGCGACAAGATCCAGGCGGGCACGGGCAAGGCGAAGGACGCCATGGACCGCCTGGCGCACATGGACGAGCATCCGGACGGCACGCCGGGCGCCCGGCCGAACCCGCCCACTCCGCCGCAGGGACCGCCGCCGGCCTCCTGA
- a CDS encoding response regulator transcription factor — protein sequence MRLLLVEDDNHVAAALSAVLTRHGFDVTHARNGEEALRALVPESDGFGVVLLDLGLPDQDGYEVCGKIRKRTSTPVIMVTARSDVRSRIHGLNLGADDYVVKPYDTGELLARIHAVSRRTAHEEPAQTADSLLHLGPIRIELPTRQVSVDGTVVQLTRKEFDLLALLAQRPGVVFRREQIISEVWQTSWEGTGRTLEVHVASLRAKLRLPALIETVRGVGYRLVAPAA from the coding sequence ATGAGACTGCTGCTCGTCGAGGACGACAACCATGTCGCCGCGGCCCTGTCCGCCGTGCTGACCAGGCATGGATTCGACGTCACCCATGCGCGCAACGGCGAGGAGGCCCTGCGCGCGCTCGTCCCCGAGAGCGACGGCTTCGGCGTGGTCCTGCTCGACCTGGGCCTGCCCGACCAGGACGGCTACGAGGTCTGCGGCAAGATCCGCAAGCGCACCAGCACCCCGGTGATCATGGTCACCGCCCGCTCCGACGTCCGCTCCCGCATCCACGGGCTCAACCTGGGCGCCGACGACTACGTGGTGAAGCCGTACGACACCGGGGAACTGCTCGCCCGGATCCACGCCGTCAGCCGGCGCACCGCCCACGAGGAGCCCGCCCAGACCGCCGACAGCCTGCTGCACCTCGGCCCGATACGTATCGAACTGCCCACCCGCCAGGTCAGCGTGGACGGCACCGTCGTCCAGCTCACCCGCAAGGAGTTCGACCTGCTGGCGCTGCTCGCCCAGCGCCCCGGCGTGGTCTTCCGGCGCGAGCAGATCATCAGCGAGGTGTGGCAGACCAGTTGGGAGGGCACCGGACGCACCCTGGAGGTGCATGTGGCCTCCCTGCGCGCCAAGCTGCGCCTGCCCGCGCTCATCGAGACCGTCCGCGGCGTCGGCTACCGGCTCGTCGCCCCGGCCGCTTAG
- a CDS encoding MazG nucleotide pyrophosphohydrolase domain-containing protein gives MSTSPVDLVREFHRAFGLDDRGTPTEVSPELAAHRWDMLAEEAAEVGEVSVEGPLDKLAHELADVVYVAYGTALVHGIDLDQVIAEIHRANMSKVGPDGQISRRADGKVLKGEHYRAPDVSSVLRRQGWIPAARGGAVETDA, from the coding sequence ATGAGCACTTCCCCCGTCGATCTCGTCCGTGAGTTCCACCGCGCCTTCGGCCTCGACGACCGCGGCACCCCCACCGAGGTCTCGCCCGAACTGGCCGCCCACCGCTGGGACATGCTCGCCGAGGAGGCCGCCGAGGTCGGCGAGGTCTCGGTCGAGGGCCCGCTCGACAAGCTGGCGCACGAACTGGCGGACGTGGTGTACGTGGCGTACGGCACCGCCCTGGTCCACGGCATCGACCTGGACCAGGTGATCGCCGAGATCCACCGCGCCAACATGAGCAAGGTCGGCCCCGACGGACAGATCAGCCGCCGCGCCGACGGCAAGGTCCTCAAGGGCGAGCACTACCGGGCACCGGACGTGTCCTCGGTCCTGCGCCGCCAGGGCTGGATACCGGCGGCGCGGGGCGGTGCCGTGGAGACGGACGCCTAG
- a CDS encoding HAMP domain-containing sensor histidine kinase: MRTRLLPLLIVLMAAVLLALGVPLAVSMAAAEQQRVVVDRIDDTARFAALAQFVSEGPGGSRRTGTDERWEALRSELDSYYGVYGIRAGVFYRNGSAMANAPGDWFVPPSGEVREAFGEALLSRRSHDPQQAWPWQHSRLVVASPVIRDGDVIAVVVTDSPTGPLRMRILHDWLLIGAGEIAAMLLAVGAALRLTGWVLRPVRVLDATTHDIATGRLKSRVAAAGGPPELRRLAHSFNEMADHVQEVLEQQRAFVADASHQLRNPLSALLLRIELLALELPEDNEEIASVRTEGKRLAQVLDDLLDLALAEHAEADLSLTDIGALTEERLSAWTPAAAAQGVRLTGDCPATTGWADPITLSSALDAVIDNAVKFTPEGGAVEVRVSFEGDTSRVVVTDTGPGLTEEELARVGDRFWRSGRHQNVKGSGLGLSITRALLEAGGGSIAYGPHAPRGLRVTVSVPRFRA; encoded by the coding sequence GTGCGCACACGGCTGCTGCCGCTGCTCATCGTCCTGATGGCGGCCGTACTCCTCGCCCTCGGCGTCCCGCTCGCCGTCAGCATGGCCGCCGCCGAGCAGCAGCGGGTCGTGGTGGACCGGATCGACGACACGGCACGCTTCGCGGCGCTCGCCCAGTTCGTCTCCGAGGGCCCCGGCGGCTCCCGGCGCACCGGCACGGACGAGCGCTGGGAGGCGCTGCGCAGCGAACTCGACAGCTACTACGGCGTCTACGGCATTCGCGCCGGTGTCTTCTACCGCAACGGTTCCGCCATGGCCAACGCGCCCGGCGACTGGTTCGTACCGCCGTCGGGGGAGGTGCGGGAGGCGTTCGGCGAGGCGCTGCTCAGCCGGCGCAGCCACGACCCCCAGCAGGCGTGGCCCTGGCAGCACAGCCGCCTGGTGGTGGCCTCACCGGTGATCCGGGACGGGGACGTGATCGCGGTCGTCGTCACCGACTCGCCCACCGGGCCGCTGCGGATGCGCATCCTGCACGACTGGCTGCTCATCGGGGCCGGCGAGATCGCGGCCATGCTGCTCGCCGTCGGCGCGGCGCTGCGGCTGACCGGCTGGGTGCTGCGGCCGGTGCGGGTCCTGGACGCCACCACCCACGACATCGCCACCGGGCGCCTGAAGTCCCGGGTGGCGGCCGCCGGCGGTCCCCCGGAACTCCGGCGCCTCGCCCACTCGTTCAACGAGATGGCGGACCACGTCCAGGAAGTCCTGGAACAGCAGCGCGCGTTCGTCGCCGACGCCTCCCACCAGCTGCGCAACCCCCTGTCCGCGCTGCTGCTGCGCATCGAACTGCTCGCGCTCGAACTGCCGGAGGACAACGAGGAGATCGCCTCGGTGCGCACCGAGGGCAAGCGCCTCGCCCAGGTCCTGGACGATCTGCTCGACCTGGCGCTCGCCGAGCACGCCGAGGCCGATCTGAGCCTGACCGACATCGGCGCCCTCACCGAGGAACGGCTGTCGGCCTGGACGCCGGCCGCCGCGGCCCAGGGGGTCCGGCTGACCGGCGACTGCCCGGCCACCACCGGCTGGGCGGACCCGATCACCCTGTCCAGCGCGCTGGACGCGGTGATCGACAACGCGGTGAAGTTCACCCCCGAGGGGGGCGCCGTGGAGGTCCGCGTCTCCTTCGAGGGGGACACCTCCAGGGTCGTGGTCACCGACACCGGGCCCGGCCTCACCGAGGAGGAACTCGCGCGCGTGGGCGACCGGTTCTGGCGCAGCGGCCGCCATCAGAACGTCAAGGGATCAGGGCTCGGCCTGTCCATCACCCGCGCCCTCCTGGAGGCGGGCGGCGGTTCGATAGCGTACGGCCCGCACGCACCGCGGGGGCTGCGGGTGACGGTGTCGGTGCCGAGGTTCAGGGCTTGA
- a CDS encoding TetR/AcrR family transcriptional regulator yields MVLSAAALLREYGASGTSVDKVLAHSGAPRGSVYHHFPGGRAQLIDEAVAFAGDFVAELIDAAARADDPVAAVDAFFALWREQLVGSGFRAGCPVVAVAVETNDEAPGLARSAAAVFGRWQQALAALFVRHGLTEERGRRLGSFVIAAVEGAVVMCRAERSTAPLDAAAAEIHELLVHALHPGV; encoded by the coding sequence ATGGTTCTCAGCGCCGCCGCGTTGCTGCGCGAGTACGGCGCGAGCGGGACGAGTGTCGACAAGGTGCTCGCGCACAGCGGCGCCCCCCGGGGCTCGGTGTACCACCACTTCCCCGGCGGGCGGGCGCAGCTCATCGACGAGGCGGTGGCGTTCGCCGGGGACTTCGTCGCGGAACTGATCGACGCCGCGGCGCGGGCGGACGATCCGGTCGCGGCCGTGGACGCGTTCTTCGCGCTGTGGCGCGAGCAGTTGGTGGGCAGCGGTTTCAGGGCGGGCTGCCCGGTCGTCGCGGTGGCCGTGGAGACCAACGACGAGGCACCCGGTCTGGCCCGGTCCGCGGCCGCCGTCTTCGGGCGCTGGCAGCAGGCGCTCGCCGCCCTGTTCGTCCGGCACGGACTGACCGAGGAACGCGGCCGCAGGCTGGGGTCCTTCGTCATCGCCGCGGTCGAGGGCGCGGTCGTCATGTGCCGGGCCGAGCGGAGCACCGCACCGCTGGACGCAGCCGCCGCCGAGATCCACGAGCTGCTCGTCCACGCCCTGCACCCCGGAGTGTGA
- a CDS encoding enoyl-CoA hydratase-related protein, translating into MPSLDRQDNVFVLDLGDGENRFHPDWLAAVDAALTEVEKAEGPRALVTAATGKFWSNGLDLDWLLAHADRHQEYVVSVHQLFARTLSLPIVTVAALQGHTFAAGAMLSLAHDVRVMRADRGFWCLPEADIGIPFTPGMSALIQSRLAPRTAHESMVTARRYGGLDAAAAGIADRAVAEDAVLSTAVETAQALAAKAGDTLGTIKARMYAPVLAALRDTVAPLG; encoded by the coding sequence ATGCCCTCGCTCGACCGTCAGGACAACGTCTTCGTCCTCGACCTCGGAGACGGAGAGAACCGCTTCCATCCCGACTGGCTCGCCGCCGTCGACGCCGCGTTGACGGAGGTGGAGAAGGCGGAGGGGCCGCGTGCCCTGGTCACCGCCGCCACGGGCAAGTTCTGGTCCAACGGGCTCGACCTGGACTGGCTGCTCGCGCACGCCGACCGCCATCAGGAGTACGTGGTCTCCGTCCACCAGTTGTTCGCGCGGACGCTGTCGCTGCCGATCGTCACCGTGGCCGCGCTCCAGGGGCACACCTTCGCGGCCGGCGCGATGCTCTCCCTCGCCCACGATGTGCGCGTCATGCGCGCCGACCGCGGCTTCTGGTGCCTGCCCGAGGCGGACATCGGCATCCCCTTCACCCCCGGGATGTCCGCGCTCATCCAGTCCCGGCTCGCGCCCCGGACCGCCCACGAGTCCATGGTCACCGCCCGCCGCTACGGCGGCCTGGACGCCGCGGCCGCCGGCATCGCGGACCGGGCCGTCGCCGAGGACGCGGTGCTCTCCACCGCCGTCGAGACCGCCCAGGCCCTGGCGGCCAAGGCCGGCGACACCCTCGGCACCATCAAGGCGCGGATGTACGCCCCCGTCCTCGCCGCCCTGCGCGACACCGTCGCCCCGCTGGGCTGA
- a CDS encoding glutamate ABC transporter substrate-binding protein: MQLRKVTAASAAVLALSLAATACGGDKKDDNGSSGGKKIAIGIKFDQPGLGQKTPQGYAGFDVDVATYVAKKLGYGPDQIEWKESKSADRETMLQRGDVQFIAATYSITPEREQKVDFAGPYLLAHQDVLLRADETAIKAPKDLNGKKLCSVSGSTSAQNLKAKLNLKTDLVTYPTYSACLSGLQSGAIDALTTDDSILAGYAAQAQFKGKFKLGNFKMTNENYGIGVKKGSDLKAKVNTALESMVSDGSWAAAVKKNFGPADYKNEPAPKVGDVKS, from the coding sequence ATGCAGCTCCGCAAGGTCACCGCCGCCTCGGCCGCCGTTCTCGCCCTCAGCCTCGCCGCGACCGCGTGCGGCGGCGACAAGAAGGACGACAACGGGTCCTCCGGCGGCAAGAAGATCGCCATCGGCATCAAGTTCGACCAGCCCGGTCTCGGCCAGAAAACGCCGCAGGGCTACGCGGGTTTCGATGTCGACGTGGCCACCTATGTCGCCAAGAAGCTCGGCTACGGCCCGGACCAGATCGAGTGGAAGGAGTCGAAGAGCGCCGACCGCGAGACCATGCTCCAGCGCGGTGACGTCCAGTTCATCGCCGCCACGTACTCGATCACCCCGGAGCGCGAGCAGAAGGTCGACTTCGCCGGCCCGTACCTGCTGGCCCACCAGGACGTGCTGCTGCGCGCCGACGAGACGGCCATCAAGGCGCCGAAGGACCTCAACGGCAAGAAGCTGTGTTCGGTCTCCGGCTCGACCTCGGCCCAGAACCTCAAGGCCAAGCTGAACCTGAAGACCGACCTGGTGACGTACCCGACCTACTCGGCCTGCCTCTCGGGTCTGCAGAGCGGTGCCATCGACGCCCTGACCACGGACGACTCGATCCTCGCCGGTTACGCCGCCCAGGCCCAGTTCAAGGGCAAGTTCAAGCTCGGCAACTTCAAGATGACCAACGAGAACTACGGGATCGGCGTCAAGAAGGGCAGCGACCTCAAGGCGAAGGTCAACACGGCCCTGGAGTCGATGGTCTCCGACGGCTCCTGGGCCGCGGCCGTGAAGAAGAACTTCGGTCCGGCCGACTACAAGAACGAGCCCGCGCCGAAGGTCGGCGACGTCAAGAGCTGA
- a CDS encoding amino acid ABC transporter permease, protein MFDFLGHYDVLGAFWTTVQLTLLSAVGSLVWGTLLAAMRVGPVPLMRGFATAYVNIVRNIPLTVIILFSSLGLNQTLGISLGAKGFDAINFRLAVLGLIVYTSAFVCEAIRAGINTVPVGQAEAARAIGLSFSQVLGLVVLPQAFRATVGPLTNVLIALTKNTTVAAAINVAEAALLMKKMIENEAQLMTISAVIAFGFVCLTLPTGLILGWVGKKVAVKR, encoded by the coding sequence GTGTTCGACTTTCTTGGACATTACGACGTACTGGGCGCCTTCTGGACGACGGTGCAGCTCACCCTGCTGTCGGCCGTGGGCTCCCTGGTCTGGGGCACCCTGCTGGCCGCCATGCGGGTGGGCCCGGTACCGCTGATGCGCGGTTTCGCCACCGCCTACGTGAACATCGTGCGGAACATCCCGCTCACGGTGATCATCCTGTTCTCCTCGCTCGGTCTGAACCAGACGCTGGGCATCAGTCTGGGCGCCAAGGGCTTCGACGCGATCAACTTCCGGCTGGCCGTGCTCGGTCTGATCGTCTACACCTCGGCCTTCGTGTGCGAGGCGATCCGGGCCGGCATCAACACGGTGCCGGTCGGCCAGGCGGAGGCGGCACGGGCCATCGGCCTCAGCTTCTCCCAGGTACTGGGCCTGGTCGTGCTCCCGCAGGCATTCCGCGCGACCGTCGGACCGCTGACCAACGTACTGATCGCGCTGACGAAGAACACGACGGTGGCCGCCGCGATCAACGTGGCGGAGGCGGCCCTGCTGATGAAGAAGATGATCGAGAACGAGGCACAACTGATGACGATCTCGGCGGTCATCGCCTTCGGCTTCGTCTGCCTGACCCTGCCGACCGGCCTGATCCTCGGCTGGGTGGGCAAGAAGGTGGCGGTGAAGCGATGA
- a CDS encoding PaaI family thioesterase — protein sequence MTTLDFAAMTGLELMRWVQSERPADIPSIGRLLGMRFDEVEHGRVVVSLDTRPDFANPLGTVHGGIAATLLDSAMGCAVHTTLAAGVGYTTLELKVNYIRAARTDGQTLTAEGTVIHAGRRTATAEGKVLDDQGKLIAHATTTCLVLGTAS from the coding sequence GTGACCACCCTCGACTTCGCCGCCATGACCGGCCTGGAACTGATGCGCTGGGTGCAGAGCGAGCGCCCCGCCGACATCCCCTCCATCGGCCGGCTGCTCGGCATGCGCTTCGACGAGGTCGAGCACGGCCGGGTCGTCGTCTCCCTCGACACCCGCCCCGACTTCGCCAATCCCCTCGGCACCGTCCACGGCGGCATCGCCGCGACGCTCCTGGACTCCGCCATGGGCTGCGCCGTCCACACCACGCTCGCCGCGGGCGTCGGCTACACGACCCTCGAACTCAAGGTCAACTACATCCGCGCGGCCCGCACGGACGGGCAGACCCTGACGGCCGAGGGCACCGTCATCCACGCCGGCCGCCGCACCGCGACCGCGGAGGGCAAGGTGCTGGACGACCAGGGCAAGCTGATCGCCCACGCCACCACGACGTGCCTCGTCCTCGGGACGGCCTCCTAG
- a CDS encoding TAXI family TRAP transporter solute-binding subunit translates to MSTLFSRTAGRRALPVAAAGAVVLGLLLWWLLPLGEKPPSGTIVFSTGTPKGVYQEYGERLRTELAKDMPGLKVKLLNSAGSQENVRRVATGKADFTIAAADAVQTYELRHGSGAGNLRGVARLYDDYAHLVVRSDSDIHDIDDLRHKRVATGLPNSGVKLIADRVLRAAGIDPQTDITPSADGIDTGPDRLEQGRIDAFFWSGGLPTKGLVTLARKGAFRFIPIDADLVTKLHAQGEETRYYRATNMPESAYPDVQHGVEVPTIAVSNLLMTRADMDPRLTEWVTRTVIKSRDGIGAHVHSAQLVDLRTAIYTDPLPLQEGARRYYRSVKP, encoded by the coding sequence ATGTCCACGCTGTTCTCCCGTACCGCCGGACGCCGGGCGCTGCCGGTCGCCGCCGCCGGTGCCGTCGTCCTCGGCCTGCTGCTGTGGTGGCTGCTGCCGCTGGGCGAGAAGCCGCCGAGCGGGACGATCGTCTTCAGCACCGGCACCCCCAAGGGTGTCTACCAGGAGTACGGCGAGCGGCTGCGCACCGAGCTGGCCAAGGACATGCCCGGTCTGAAGGTGAAGCTCCTCAACAGCGCGGGCTCCCAGGAGAACGTGCGGCGGGTGGCGACCGGGAAGGCCGACTTCACCATCGCGGCGGCCGACGCGGTGCAGACGTACGAGCTCCGGCACGGCAGCGGCGCCGGGAACCTGCGCGGGGTGGCCCGGCTCTACGACGACTACGCGCACCTCGTCGTGCGCAGCGACTCGGACATCCACGACATCGACGACCTGCGGCACAAGCGGGTCGCGACCGGGCTGCCCAACTCGGGGGTGAAGCTGATCGCCGACCGGGTGCTGCGGGCCGCCGGGATCGATCCGCAGACGGACATCACGCCCTCCGCCGACGGCATAGACACCGGGCCCGACCGGCTGGAGCAGGGCAGGATCGACGCGTTCTTCTGGTCCGGCGGCCTGCCCACCAAGGGGCTGGTCACGCTGGCCAGGAAGGGCGCCTTCCGGTTCATCCCGATCGACGCCGACCTCGTCACCAAGCTGCACGCGCAGGGCGAGGAGACGCGCTACTACCGGGCCACCAACATGCCCGAGTCGGCGTACCCGGACGTCCAGCACGGCGTCGAGGTGCCGACGATCGCGGTCTCCAACCTGCTGATGACCCGTGCGGACATGGACCCCCGGCTCACCGAGTGGGTGACCCGCACCGTGATCAAGAGCCGCGACGGCATCGGCGCCCACGTCCACTCCGCCCAGCTGGTCGACCTGCGCACCGCCATCTACACCGACCCCCTCCCGCTCCAGGAGGGCGCCCGCCGCTACTACCGCTCGGTCAAGCCCTGA